In one window of Leptospira sp. WS92.C1 DNA:
- a CDS encoding GNAT family N-acetyltransferase, translated as MNIREVEINDLQEMSKLFDEYRQFYKQKSDLSGASKFLEERIRNKESKIFIVLEDQLYLGFTQLYPVFTSVSMKRAWILNDLYVRPEHRKKGAAKALIDRSVSLARSDGSKYLELSTATDNTNAQKLYESYGFVKDEEYFHYSLNV; from the coding sequence ATGAATATTAGAGAAGTTGAAATTAATGATTTACAGGAGATGTCAAAGCTTTTTGACGAGTATCGCCAATTCTACAAACAAAAATCGGATCTATCCGGAGCCTCAAAATTTTTAGAGGAAAGAATTCGGAACAAGGAATCCAAAATTTTTATCGTTTTGGAAGATCAGCTTTATCTCGGATTTACACAATTGTATCCGGTGTTTACTTCTGTTTCTATGAAACGGGCTTGGATCTTAAATGATCTTTACGTTCGCCCCGAGCATAGAAAAAAGGGAGCAGCAAAAGCATTGATCGATCGAAGTGTGTCATTAGCGAGAAGCGACGGATCCAAATATCTCGAACTATCGACGGCAACGGACAATACAAACGCGCAGAAACTCTACGAATCTTATGGCTTTGTAAAAGACGAAGAATACTTTCATTATTCTCTGAACGTCTGA
- a CDS encoding TetR/AcrR family transcriptional regulator translates to MKKNIIPKKKFFKKQISESYHHGDLKKAIILKSEEILEQKGIEGLSLRDIASDLGVSHAAPYRHFPRKADLLFTLAIRGFSDLADEMRLAWESSEEPVERLRSSGIRYVQLALKHPRRTELMFGGTLACESDAPKELETIGKEAFMGLYRILEDGQKKGIFREGDPSGLSFTVWSLVHGFAVLTNGKQIPPHILQERGLTTIMDSTLVSIMHGVVR, encoded by the coding sequence ATGAAAAAAAATATTATTCCCAAAAAGAAATTTTTTAAAAAACAAATTTCCGAATCTTATCATCATGGGGACCTCAAAAAAGCGATCATTTTAAAATCCGAAGAGATCCTGGAACAAAAGGGAATCGAAGGTTTGAGTCTTCGAGACATCGCTTCGGATCTTGGAGTCAGTCACGCGGCCCCATACAGACACTTTCCGAGAAAAGCAGATTTGCTGTTTACTCTTGCAATTCGAGGTTTTTCCGATCTCGCGGATGAGATGCGTCTTGCTTGGGAAAGCAGCGAGGAGCCCGTGGAAAGGCTCCGATCTTCCGGGATCCGTTATGTGCAATTGGCATTAAAACATCCGAGAAGAACCGAACTCATGTTTGGCGGAACGCTCGCTTGCGAATCCGATGCGCCGAAGGAATTGGAAACGATCGGTAAGGAAGCGTTTATGGGGCTCTATCGAATTTTGGAAGACGGCCAAAAAAAAGGAATTTTTCGCGAAGGGGATCCGTCCGGACTTTCCTTTACCGTTTGGAGTCTTGTGCACGGTTTTGCGGTACTTACAAATGGAAAACAAATCCCTCCTCATATTCTACAGGAAAGGGGTTTGACGACGATTATGGATTCTACTTTGGTTTCGATCATGCACGGTGTTGTCCGATAA
- a CDS encoding radical SAM protein, which produces MRLLLIQPPVEDFYDTDIRLQPIGLCYLKGAVQKYLPEVEVIIRDFHKGIGNKLAGRRTLPVPHELKYLKEYYPVPDKSPFSTFFEYFHFGASYEDIAKEVQSLNPDLIGISSLFSPYYREALKTADAIKEVLDVPILMGGSHVSACPELMLSHKNVDFIIRGEGEKPIYEFLREFQNEKKYSSVASLGWKENGKLHLNPIGENFSLKELPPPDLSSLSKEHYLFEGKPMRFIITSRSCPHRCSFCSVHTTFGTKYRRNTVEGVLNEIKESYQLGYRVFDFEDDNLTFFRPEMKQLCEELIRSFPKKDVQFVAMNGISYISLDSELLVLMKEAGFTNLNLALVSSDKLVRETTKRPHTVEKYLQIVQEGFALGFQITSYQILGLPMETLDSMIQTLQFNATQPVLMGASLFYLTPNSPIASGFSERNEADIFLARLTSMAISSEHFEREDIYSLFIITRILNFFKSAPVSKGETLSLSETLTLLETAGVRSQIGIRLFQKLLEEKILYASTSKNLISLDRFRYSVFERVFSELKTITTLSGGSINLDGLFSEKNRISILSSISKHSSKNSNQFCKFLTDC; this is translated from the coding sequence ATGAGGCTCTTACTCATTCAACCTCCCGTTGAAGACTTTTACGATACCGATATTCGCTTACAACCGATCGGTCTTTGTTATCTCAAAGGAGCCGTTCAAAAGTATCTGCCGGAAGTGGAAGTGATCATCCGAGATTTTCACAAAGGTATTGGGAATAAACTCGCAGGCAGAAGAACACTTCCTGTTCCTCATGAACTCAAATATCTAAAAGAATATTATCCTGTTCCCGATAAAAGTCCGTTTTCGACTTTCTTTGAATATTTTCATTTCGGAGCTTCTTACGAAGACATTGCAAAAGAAGTCCAATCCCTCAATCCGGATCTGATCGGAATTTCTTCTTTATTTTCACCTTACTACAGAGAGGCGCTCAAAACGGCGGACGCAATCAAAGAAGTTTTAGACGTTCCGATTTTGATGGGAGGTTCGCACGTTTCCGCTTGTCCCGAACTCATGCTCTCTCATAAAAACGTGGACTTTATCATTCGAGGCGAAGGTGAAAAACCTATCTATGAATTCTTGAGAGAATTTCAAAATGAAAAAAAATATTCCTCCGTTGCTTCTCTCGGATGGAAGGAAAATGGAAAACTGCATCTCAATCCGATCGGTGAAAATTTTTCGCTCAAGGAACTTCCTCCTCCGGATCTATCTTCTCTTTCCAAAGAACACTATCTGTTCGAAGGAAAACCGATGCGGTTTATTATCACTTCCAGAAGTTGTCCTCATCGTTGTAGTTTTTGTTCGGTCCATACCACATTTGGGACCAAATACAGAAGAAACACAGTCGAGGGTGTGTTAAATGAAATCAAAGAATCGTATCAACTCGGTTATAGAGTGTTCGATTTTGAAGATGATAACCTAACGTTCTTTCGCCCGGAAATGAAACAACTCTGTGAGGAACTCATCCGATCTTTTCCTAAAAAAGACGTTCAGTTTGTCGCTATGAACGGCATTTCTTACATCAGCTTGGATTCGGAACTTCTCGTTTTGATGAAAGAGGCCGGATTTACAAATCTAAATCTTGCGTTGGTGAGTTCGGATAAATTGGTTCGTGAGACCACAAAAAGACCTCATACCGTCGAAAAGTATCTTCAAATCGTTCAAGAAGGGTTTGCTCTCGGATTTCAAATCACTTCGTATCAGATTCTCGGACTTCCGATGGAAACTTTAGATTCGATGATACAAACGCTTCAGTTTAACGCGACTCAGCCGGTTCTCATGGGCGCTTCTTTGTTTTATCTGACTCCGAATTCGCCGATCGCGTCGGGATTTTCGGAAAGAAACGAAGCCGATATTTTTCTTGCAAGACTTACATCCATGGCGATCTCTTCCGAACATTTTGAGAGAGAGGACATCTATTCTCTATTTATCATAACGCGGATTTTAAACTTTTTTAAAAGCGCTCCCGTATCAAAAGGGGAAACACTTTCTCTTTCGGAAACGTTGACGTTATTAGAAACAGCCGGAGTCCGTTCTCAAATAGGGATTCGACTTTTTCAAAAACTTTTAGAGGAGAAAATTTTATACGCTTCTACGAGTAAAAATCTGATTTCCTTGGATCGATTCCGTTATTCCGTTTTTGAAAGGGTGTTTTCGGAACTGAAAACGATCACAACTCTTTCAGGCGGAAGCATAAATCTAGACGGATTATTCTCTGAAAAAAATCGTATTTCGATCTTATCCTCTATTTCTAAACATTCTTCAAAAAACTCGAATCAATTTTGTAAATTCCTAACAGATTGTTAA
- a CDS encoding efflux RND transporter permease subunit, with amino-acid sequence MLSEVSIRNPIFSWMMMFAIILFGSIGFSRMGLSQMPDVDFPVVNISLSLAGANAQVMETDVVDPIEEVLMSVEGVTEVRSISSDNSATLTVELELTRDVDVAVQEIQTKLAQVSNKLPDELDPAVITKSNPDDTPIIWVSLTAVDKTEQEKMLFVKDFLKDKFQKIAGVGEIILGGYVDRTINVYLDPDKLSRNEIAVDDIVNTLKEQNLEVPSGRLENKTNEISLRAVGEVPTVEQFGNIYLNSRSGSPLFRSIRLKDIAVVEDGLGEIRRISRFNGISAVGIGIKKLKGANAVQVGDLVKAKVRELKPRLPKGYDLTISNDNTGYIRDSVNELEFTLIFSAILTGFVCRLFLGNWKSTGNVLLAIPTSVIGTFLFLYFAGFTINTFTMLGLSLATGIVVDDAIMVLENITRHREMGKSWFAASLEGASEIRFAALAATLAVVAIFLPVAFMKGIIGRYFLEFGVTISIAVLLSLFEALSFTPMRSSLYGEDQKLKNGKRSRFDIFSQSAKDKWNSWIERISIFKKSDPYIERFLDYSTTLYARSIDFVLKHPKFILFGSTALFVCSLGFFFLLKKEFIPPQDMGRFVIRVRLPLGSSLYRTDESMKKLEQYLLTRKEIEKYMSNVGGFGGTESNTGMFFVTMKEMGRRPKNPKTGREMTQFALFGILRKDLKELLPEATISVQDLSQRGFSAGRGYPVELVLTGPDWQKLSSLSVRILEKLKESKVVIDVDTDYVAGQKELRLVTNREAAALRGVSMANVGNTVGTLMGGKIVSRFTENGRSYDVRVKIQKDKGETAAIIPNISVRNTFGEFVKLKDVLSIQDKEALKTITRINRERAIRVFGNPAPELGQNLSTEKALEIAREILPDGYSVAVTGSAKTAKESGSSLTFAMIFGILLSYMILASQFNSLKQPLYILLAMPFSFTGALVALYLFGQSFNMYSFIGLILLLGLVKKNSILLVEFVNHIRSEGKDIAAAIREGCPIRLRPVLMTSFSSIAAAIPPALALGPGAETRIPMAVTILGGMILSTLITLLVVPAAYYLGEKERTEQKDEKATFVFPDPILKSKKTKK; translated from the coding sequence TTGCTTTCCGAAGTATCGATACGAAATCCGATTTTTTCCTGGATGATGATGTTTGCGATCATTCTTTTCGGATCGATCGGGTTTTCAAGAATGGGTCTTTCCCAGATGCCCGACGTGGACTTTCCCGTTGTAAACATATCTCTGAGTCTTGCGGGAGCCAATGCGCAGGTGATGGAGACGGATGTGGTGGATCCGATCGAGGAAGTTCTCATGTCCGTGGAAGGAGTAACCGAAGTTCGATCGATTTCATCGGATAATTCCGCAACCTTGACCGTAGAATTAGAACTGACCAGGGACGTGGATGTCGCGGTTCAGGAGATTCAAACCAAACTCGCACAGGTCTCCAATAAACTTCCCGACGAGTTGGATCCGGCGGTGATCACAAAATCCAATCCAGATGATACACCGATCATTTGGGTTTCCTTAACCGCAGTCGATAAAACGGAACAGGAAAAGATGCTCTTTGTAAAAGATTTTCTGAAGGATAAATTTCAGAAAATAGCCGGAGTGGGCGAGATCATACTCGGCGGTTATGTGGATCGCACGATCAACGTTTATCTAGATCCTGACAAACTTTCCAGAAACGAAATCGCCGTGGACGATATCGTCAACACTCTCAAAGAACAAAACTTAGAAGTTCCTTCCGGGCGATTGGAAAATAAAACGAATGAGATCAGTCTTCGTGCGGTGGGTGAAGTTCCAACAGTAGAACAGTTTGGAAATATCTATTTGAATTCGAGAAGCGGATCACCCTTATTCAGATCGATCCGATTGAAAGACATTGCGGTTGTCGAAGACGGTTTGGGAGAGATCCGGAGAATTTCCCGTTTTAACGGGATTTCCGCCGTCGGAATCGGGATCAAAAAGTTAAAAGGGGCCAATGCGGTTCAAGTCGGGGATCTCGTCAAAGCAAAAGTTCGGGAATTAAAACCAAGACTACCAAAGGGATACGATCTCACAATCTCAAACGATAACACGGGTTATATCCGAGACAGTGTCAATGAGTTGGAATTCACCCTTATTTTTTCAGCAATTCTTACCGGTTTTGTGTGCAGACTTTTTTTAGGAAATTGGAAAAGCACTGGAAACGTTCTTTTGGCCATTCCAACATCCGTGATAGGAACGTTTTTGTTTTTATACTTTGCGGGATTTACGATCAACACGTTTACGATGCTCGGCCTATCCCTCGCAACCGGGATCGTAGTCGACGACGCGATCATGGTCTTGGAAAATATTACGCGTCATCGCGAGATGGGAAAGTCTTGGTTTGCAGCTTCTTTGGAGGGCGCTTCCGAAATTCGGTTTGCCGCCTTAGCGGCCACGTTAGCCGTCGTTGCGATTTTTCTTCCGGTTGCGTTTATGAAGGGTATCATAGGAAGATATTTTTTGGAATTTGGTGTCACGATTTCGATAGCAGTTTTGCTTTCGCTTTTTGAGGCCCTGAGTTTTACACCGATGAGATCTTCGTTGTATGGCGAGGATCAAAAATTAAAAAACGGAAAACGTTCCCGTTTCGATATCTTTTCCCAAAGTGCGAAGGACAAGTGGAATTCTTGGATCGAAAGAATTTCGATTTTTAAAAAATCGGATCCGTATATCGAGCGTTTTCTGGATTATAGCACGACCTTGTACGCACGATCCATCGATTTCGTATTAAAACATCCTAAATTCATCCTATTCGGTTCCACTGCGTTATTCGTTTGTTCTCTAGGATTTTTCTTTTTATTAAAGAAAGAATTCATTCCGCCGCAAGACATGGGGCGTTTTGTCATCCGTGTTCGTTTGCCTCTCGGTTCTTCGCTTTATAGAACAGACGAGTCTATGAAAAAGTTGGAACAATATCTTCTCACACGAAAAGAGATCGAGAAGTATATGTCCAACGTGGGAGGTTTTGGCGGAACCGAATCCAATACAGGAATGTTTTTTGTCACCATGAAAGAGATGGGTCGTAGACCGAAAAATCCGAAAACGGGAAGAGAGATGACTCAATTCGCACTTTTCGGAATTTTGAGAAAGGATCTGAAAGAACTCCTTCCCGAGGCTACGATTTCGGTCCAGGATTTGTCTCAACGGGGATTTTCGGCGGGTCGGGGATATCCCGTGGAACTCGTGTTAACCGGTCCGGATTGGCAAAAACTTTCCTCACTTTCGGTTCGGATCTTGGAGAAACTAAAGGAAAGTAAGGTTGTAATTGACGTTGATACGGATTACGTCGCCGGTCAAAAAGAGCTCCGTCTTGTGACTAATCGGGAAGCCGCCGCGCTTCGGGGAGTCAGCATGGCCAATGTCGGAAATACGGTCGGAACTTTGATGGGAGGAAAAATCGTAAGTCGTTTTACCGAGAACGGTAGAAGTTATGACGTTCGAGTCAAGATTCAAAAAGACAAAGGTGAAACCGCGGCGATCATTCCGAATATCAGCGTTCGAAACACGTTCGGAGAATTTGTAAAACTGAAAGATGTGTTGAGCATACAAGATAAGGAAGCGCTCAAAACGATCACCCGGATCAACCGGGAAAGAGCGATCCGTGTTTTTGGAAACCCGGCTCCGGAACTCGGACAAAATCTTTCTACTGAAAAGGCGCTTGAGATTGCACGGGAAATTCTACCGGACGGATATTCGGTCGCAGTTACCGGATCCGCAAAAACGGCAAAGGAATCCGGAAGCAGTCTTACTTTCGCTATGATTTTCGGAATTTTACTTTCGTATATGATATTGGCAAGTCAGTTTAACAGTTTAAAACAGCCGCTTTATATACTTTTGGCGATGCCTTTTAGTTTTACCGGTGCGTTAGTCGCTCTTTATCTTTTCGGACAATCCTTCAATATGTATAGTTTTATCGGACTCATTCTTCTTTTGGGTTTGGTAAAAAAGAATTCGATTTTACTTGTGGAGTTTGTAAATCATATCAGATCGGAAGGAAAGGATATCGCCGCGGCGATTAGGGAGGGATGTCCCATTCGTTTGAGACCGGTGCTTATGACTTCGTTTAGTTCTATCGCCGCGGCGATTCCACCCGCATTGGCGCTCGGTCCCGGAGCGGAGACTCGAATTCCGATGGCGGTTACCATTTTGGGGGGAATGATTCTTTCAACATTGATCACTCTTTTGGTTGTTCCGGCGGCTTATTATCTTGGTGAAAAGGAAAGAACTGAACAGAAAGACGAAAAAGCGACGTTTGTTTTTCCGGATCCGATTTTGAAGAGTAAGAAAACAAAAAAATGA
- a CDS encoding TolC family protein: protein MAVLKIYSKILKYKDFSLINFYEQIVSKKKWILASILLLFQFGCTDDSAIRTNDGIIEPRLEEVTGVTTERIRKISPEQELTIEELYAYAVERTERIALKEEAIQQADSQKAAAFASFFPSLSLVYNKFYRMPGPNSHFNPYYTDPSPYSSGSSLPPTVGPGTRLLLTIPILNGISQYTTYKSAGALTKVRMNEARFESGRLYLEVAQAYYNVLQLKEVILLEEKKTDLVRKTIQERKRLYFLGRITRGDLSSAEADFSRSEAGLEDFRYQLKQSEMVLESLVGAGEGGLRLAIPKEVITIPQRLLPEEKIAKRYDIIAAQENLKMAELNLKKAWGGHLPSVTLNNYYTIPEHNTTPNKDITMQLSINVPLLSAGTITAGVKQAESGVRQAELQLSQAKRIASDEIRKSYESALNSARLLVLYSKARNSAESNLSSQRRGFSFKSTSRLELLVSETSFLDSEISYRKAYYQHSLNTIWYSVATGELPKLKKSKEGDQSGG, encoded by the coding sequence ATGGCTGTTTTAAAGATATATTCAAAAATTTTAAAATATAAAGATTTTTCTTTAATCAATTTTTACGAGCAAATCGTATCGAAGAAAAAATGGATTCTGGCTTCCATTCTTCTTTTATTTCAATTTGGATGTACCGATGATTCCGCGATTCGTACGAATGACGGAATTATAGAGCCGCGTCTGGAGGAAGTCACCGGAGTTACGACCGAAAGGATCCGTAAGATATCTCCGGAGCAGGAACTTACCATTGAAGAATTGTATGCATATGCAGTGGAAAGAACGGAAAGGATTGCGCTCAAAGAAGAGGCGATTCAGCAGGCGGATTCCCAGAAGGCGGCGGCCTTTGCTTCTTTCTTTCCTTCTTTGTCTTTGGTTTATAATAAATTCTACAGAATGCCCGGGCCCAATTCTCATTTTAATCCGTATTATACGGATCCGAGTCCGTATTCATCCGGCAGTAGTCTGCCTCCGACGGTCGGACCGGGAACCAGGCTTTTGCTGACGATACCGATTTTGAATGGGATCAGTCAATACACGACTTATAAGTCGGCGGGTGCCCTAACAAAAGTGAGGATGAACGAGGCTCGATTCGAATCCGGAAGGTTGTATCTTGAAGTTGCACAAGCATATTATAATGTTCTACAGTTAAAAGAGGTCATTCTTTTGGAGGAAAAAAAGACGGATCTGGTCCGGAAAACGATTCAGGAAAGAAAAAGACTCTATTTTTTGGGAAGAATTACTCGAGGAGATTTGAGTAGTGCCGAGGCTGATTTTTCTAGATCCGAAGCGGGTTTAGAAGATTTTAGATACCAGTTAAAACAAAGTGAAATGGTTCTGGAAAGTCTGGTCGGGGCTGGAGAGGGCGGATTACGATTGGCGATTCCAAAGGAAGTGATTACAATTCCTCAGAGATTGCTTCCGGAAGAAAAAATCGCCAAACGATACGATATCATAGCCGCTCAAGAAAATTTAAAAATGGCGGAACTCAATCTCAAAAAGGCTTGGGGAGGACATTTACCTTCCGTGACCTTGAACAATTATTATACGATTCCGGAACACAATACGACTCCTAATAAAGATATTACTATGCAGCTTTCCATCAATGTTCCTTTGTTGTCCGCGGGTACGATTACCGCCGGTGTCAAACAAGCGGAATCCGGAGTGAGACAGGCGGAATTGCAATTGTCTCAAGCAAAACGGATCGCATCGGATGAAATCCGAAAATCATATGAAAGTGCTCTCAATTCCGCCCGATTGTTGGTTTTATATTCGAAAGCTAGAAATTCCGCAGAATCGAATTTGAGTAGTCAAAGAAGAGGTTTCAGTTTTAAATCCACATCCCGTTTGGAATTATTAGTATCCGAAACTTCTTTTTTGGATTCCGAAATTTCATATCGAAAAGCGTATTATCAACATTCTTTGAATACGATTTGGTATAGCGTAGCGACCGGAGAACTTCCAAAACTAAAAAAATCAAAAGAAGGAGATCAAAGCGGGGGGTAG
- a CDS encoding esterase/lipase family protein, protein MPYKPTQPGMDLSKLLVRIAKDTSVGTLESVRSILTESFDWSSKQLSQLSDVPLIQNTSLSEFLSKSGESLRNAGTKTEQGLTQALTSTANAMHQALDALEMADVVVKKTLFENIPVSSIVGESFADLVTTSHIQASFRLNGKDVSFQEILKDWRESKLPRLILCVPGLFCDEGLWNAKGEVPLSETMKESGYYPIYIRFNPGVHLSINAKSMLGLVENLLNSPEVKDITLDVISYSQGGLILRSALHQAKQKSSDFSKKIRHALIINSPDGGSYIEKIGFWLGLGAESLPILPVSMIGFIGNQRSDAIKDLSHGIIREEDWVQNNQIQRYVKDSYFGELDDIDATQIYSLVTKEESKWSSWIGDGIVEKPSLTLLSDRVYRKKSNPETRVHCLLETSHYQVITHPQTKKILKEVLKKR, encoded by the coding sequence ATGCCTTACAAACCCACACAGCCGGGTATGGACTTAAGTAAACTTTTGGTTCGAATCGCAAAAGACACATCGGTTGGAACGCTTGAAAGTGTTCGTTCGATTTTAACGGAGTCTTTTGACTGGTCTTCGAAACAACTTTCTCAACTTTCAGATGTTCCTTTGATTCAGAACACGAGTCTTTCCGAATTCCTTTCCAAATCGGGTGAGTCCTTACGAAACGCAGGTACAAAAACGGAACAAGGCCTTACCCAGGCTCTCACTTCCACGGCAAACGCAATGCATCAAGCGTTAGACGCCTTAGAGATGGCCGATGTGGTGGTCAAAAAAACTCTTTTTGAAAACATTCCCGTCTCGAGTATCGTTGGCGAATCCTTTGCCGATCTTGTAACTACTTCTCATATCCAAGCTTCGTTTCGATTGAATGGCAAGGACGTGAGTTTTCAAGAGATCTTGAAAGATTGGAGAGAATCTAAACTTCCTCGCTTGATATTATGCGTGCCCGGGCTTTTTTGCGACGAAGGACTGTGGAATGCAAAAGGAGAAGTTCCGTTATCGGAAACAATGAAAGAATCCGGATATTATCCGATTTATATCCGTTTTAATCCCGGTGTTCATCTTTCCATAAACGCAAAGTCTATGTTAGGTCTTGTGGAGAATCTTTTAAATTCCCCGGAGGTCAAAGATATCACATTAGACGTCATCTCTTATAGTCAAGGCGGTTTGATTTTAAGAAGCGCACTCCATCAGGCGAAACAGAAAAGTTCCGATTTCTCCAAAAAAATTCGTCATGCACTGATCATCAATTCTCCGGATGGAGGATCTTATATCGAAAAGATCGGATTTTGGCTTGGTCTCGGTGCGGAATCCTTGCCGATTTTGCCCGTGAGCATGATCGGGTTTATAGGAAATCAAAGAAGCGACGCGATCAAGGATCTTTCTCACGGGATCATTCGAGAAGAGGATTGGGTTCAAAACAATCAGATTCAGAGATATGTTAAAGATTCTTACTTCGGAGAATTGGACGATATCGATGCGACTCAGATCTATAGTCTTGTGACCAAGGAAGAATCGAAATGGTCCTCTTGGATCGGAGACGGAATCGTGGAAAAACCGAGTCTTACTTTGTTAAGCGACAGGGTCTATCGTAAAAAGTCGAATCCGGAAACCCGAGTCCATTGTCTCCTGGAAACGTCTCACTATCAAGTGATCACACATCCGCAAACCAAAAAAATTCTCAAAGAAGTTTTAAAAAAACGTTGA
- a CDS encoding ABA4-like family protein has protein sequence MELSLIFKIVNNLALAGWILLIAFPKWKYTRLITTGVLGTLLFGGLYSILFIFSFGKTQGNFNSLEGVTLLFQNPTVLVAGWIHYLSFDLFIGTWESANSEKLGISRWFVIPCQIATFLFGPMGLLSYLFLRVILRKPILLEEPFA, from the coding sequence GTGGAACTTTCCCTGATTTTCAAAATAGTAAACAATTTAGCCTTAGCGGGCTGGATTCTTCTCATCGCGTTTCCCAAATGGAAATACACAAGACTGATCACCACCGGAGTTTTAGGAACTCTTCTTTTCGGAGGATTGTATTCTATTTTATTTATATTTAGTTTTGGAAAAACACAGGGCAATTTCAATTCCCTGGAAGGAGTGACTCTTTTATTTCAGAATCCAACGGTTTTGGTGGCGGGTTGGATCCACTATCTCTCGTTCGATTTGTTTATCGGAACCTGGGAAAGCGCAAACTCTGAAAAGTTAGGAATCTCTCGCTGGTTTGTAATTCCTTGTCAGATCGCGACTTTTTTATTCGGACCGATGGGATTGTTGAGCTACTTGTTTTTACGTGTGATTTTAAGAAAGCCGATTTTATTAGAAGAGCCTTTTGCTTAA
- a CDS encoding cysteine-rich CWC family protein, whose protein sequence is MDRLISDFQIGKNTFKSCPRCGKMFECGAKSDIPCVCFSLTLSFSLKKELKKKYQDCLCVSCLTELNKAHS, encoded by the coding sequence ATGGACCGCTTGATCTCCGATTTTCAAATCGGCAAAAACACTTTCAAATCCTGTCCTCGTTGTGGAAAGATGTTTGAATGTGGAGCCAAATCCGATATTCCCTGTGTTTGTTTTTCATTGACTCTCTCCTTTTCTTTAAAAAAAGAACTCAAAAAAAAATATCAAGACTGTCTTTGTGTTTCTTGTTTGACGGAGCTAAACAAAGCACATTCATAA
- a CDS encoding GyrI-like domain-containing protein, producing the protein MSQEIVSKNEMSIVGISEITKNQDEMSGQGKIGGLWQRFFSEGIMEKIPNKKQPVNIIAVYTDYESDETGTYRILIGVEVEDSKTIPSGMILKTIPKGSYSKITTEHGPITSIVIAAWQKIWNEPELKAKRAFQADYELYDERSSNPESAQIDIFIGVK; encoded by the coding sequence ATGAGTCAAGAAATCGTCTCGAAAAATGAAATGTCAATTGTGGGAATTTCCGAAATTACAAAAAATCAGGATGAGATGTCCGGTCAGGGAAAGATCGGAGGACTTTGGCAAAGATTTTTCTCAGAAGGAATTATGGAAAAAATTCCGAACAAAAAACAACCGGTGAACATCATTGCGGTTTATACGGATTACGAATCCGATGAAACCGGAACGTATCGAATTTTAATCGGAGTAGAAGTGGAAGATTCGAAAACGATTCCTTCCGGAATGATTTTAAAAACGATCCCAAAAGGAAGTTATTCCAAGATTACTACCGAACATGGACCTATCACTTCGATTGTAATCGCGGCTTGGCAAAAAATTTGGAATGAGCCGGAATTGAAAGCCAAACGAGCGTTTCAAGCGGATTATGAACTCTATGACGAAAGATCCTCCAATCCGGAATCCGCTCAAATCGATATCTTTATCGGAGTAAAGTAA